The proteins below come from a single Thunnus thynnus chromosome 10, fThuThy2.1, whole genome shotgun sequence genomic window:
- the LOC137190750 gene encoding NLR family CARD domain-containing protein 3-like isoform X13: MKHKKKQKRAAEAKKMRKSESKSASSTISSMSAKTDHSREYPPFFSTEPRTSGTSQTASSFQQNPDTLEVFESKAVAIVKRAVKQHKKILSTKHEGLFEEDEQEDEPPDSPVEFDDETREAALKIALHVLRKMNEDEHAHTLEQSHYGELGMYQRKLKSSLKTKNENLLEGISTQQCPVPFKKIYTHIYLREGDSGGINNEHEVRQIETAFNRQKSLEILIKCEEIFKPLPKQDKPIRTVLTMGIAGIGKTVLTQKFMLDWSEGKANQDIQLLFSVPFRELNLLKNEKQSLMELLCNFSPDLKESGIKDLKVHKVLFILDGLDEYRLPLNFEGNERCCDATQAASVDVLLTNLIAGNLLPEANLWITTRPAAASCIPPQYVDRVTEIRGFNNRQKEQYFHKKIEDENLAKRVIANIESARSLYIMCHVPVFCWISSIVLGNMCAKAGGGKMPKTLTQMYIHFLAHQTTKKHVKYGKEQELDAQGNDKVIMSLGKLAFQQLEKGNLIFYEEDLRDCGIDVKEASVHSGVFTQVFREEFCMQQKVFCFVHLSVQEFLAALYVHVMYKVSGVNLMISPEQMTQTTPVSELHKAAVDRALQSNNGHLDLFLRFLLGLSLDSSQALLKGMKIQVETCDSQSHEETIKYIKERISQTLHPEKYINLFHCLNELNDHSLVEEIQSYMESDQDSVMDERSEAQWAALVFVLLTSPEKPEEIQLRKYCRTEEGLKKLLPAIKASKSAMLNDCNLTADCCEILSSTLSSNSNKLNHLNLSDNNLQDSGIKLLCTGLKSEHCRLKSLRLNRCSLTQRCCEDLASVLSCPSSPLRELDLSDNDIRDSGVQLLCTGLGNVGCKLETIRLSFCNITEKGCGFLASAVKTNLSHLGELDLSYNHLGESGVKLIYEAREEGRCEFIKLRVHHNAEHWFTPGLKQYACKLTVDPNTAHKLLILSDGNRKVSQAREEQPYPDHPDRFDYWTQVLFQQDLTRRCYWEVEWEGDWAGIGVTYKDICRKGLDQDCVMGYNGISWGLHCSAHGYRAYHNYKSIVLHVPLAGFRRLAVYLDWEAGILSFYRVSTGGSLTHLHTFYNKFTEPLHPVFKVWGKGSSLRLVE; the protein is encoded by the exons CCAGACGGCATCAAGCTTTCAGCAGAACCCAGACACACTGGAG GTGTTTGAATCCAAAGCTGTGGCCATTGTAAAGCGAGCTGTCAAACAACATAAGAAGATCCTTTCTACAAAACATGAAGGACTGTTTGAGGAAGACGAGCAGGAGGATGAACCCCCTGATTCGCCGGTTGAGTTTGATGATGAAACAAGGGAAGCAGCTCTGAAGATTGCCCTCCATGTTTTGAGGAAGATGAATGAGGATGAACATGCTCACACACTTGAGCAAA GTCATTATGGAGAACTAGGAATGTACCAACGGAAACTAAAATCTTCCCTGAAGACGAAAAATGAGAACTTGTTGGAAGGGATAAGTACACAGCAATGTCCTGTACCTTTCAAAAAGATTTACACACATATCTACCTGAGAGAGGGGGACAGTGGAGGGATCAACAATGAACATGAAGTGAGACAAATTGAGACGGCGTTCAACAGACAGAAATCTTTGGAAATTTTGATCAAGTGCGAGGAGATCTTCAAGCCTTTACCCAAACAAgacaaaccaatcagaacagtgctCACCATGGGGATAGCAGGCATCGGCAAAACAGTGCTGACTCAGAAGTTCATGCTGGACTGGTCAGAGGGGAAGGCCAATCAAGACATCCAGCTCCTGTTTTCAGTTCCTTTTAGGGAGCtgaatttgttaaaaaatgagaaacaaagcTTGATGGAGCTCCTGTGTAACTTCTCTCCAGACCTGAAAGAATCTGGAATCAAAGACCTGAAAGTGCACAAAGTTCTGTTCATATTGGATGGTCTCGACGAGTACAGACTCCCTCTGAATTTCGAGGGAAATGAGAGATGTTGTGATGCTACACAAGCAGCCTCAGTAGATGTCCTGCTGACAAACCTAATTGCAGGTAACCTGCTACCAGAAGCCAATCTGTGGATAACTACCCGACCTGCTGCCGCCAGCTGCATCCCTCCACAGTATGTTGACCGAGTGACTGAGATACGAGGCTTCAACAACCGACAGAAGGAGCAGTACTTCCACAAGaaaattgaagatgaaaactTGGCCAAAAGAGTAATTGCAAACATAGAGTCAGCAAGAAGTCTCTACATCATGTGCCACGTACCGGTGTTTTGCTGGATTTCTTCTATTGTCCTGGGAAACATGTGTGccaaagcaggaggaggaaaaatgccaaagacTTTGACTCAGATGTACATCCACTTTCTGGCTCATCAGACCACAAAGAAGCATGTCAAGTACGGCAAGGAGCAAGAACTGGATGCCCAGGGGAATGACAAGGTGATCATGTCCCTTGGGAAGTTGGCCTTCCAGCAGCTGgagaaaggcaacctgatcttctatgagGAGGATCTCAGAGATTGTGGTATTGATGTCAAAGAAGCATCTGTGCACTCAGGAGTGTTCACTCAAGTCTTCAGGGAAGAGTTCTGTATGCAGCAAAAAGTCTTCTGCTTTGTACATCTGTCAGTTCAAGAGTTTCTCGCAGCTTTGTATGTCCATGTGATGTATAAGGTGTCTGGTGTAAACCTGATGATCAGCCCTGAACAAATGACCCAAACAACGCCTGTATCTGAACTGCACAAAGCTGCAGTGGACAGAGCTTTACAAAGCAACAACGGCCACCTCGATCTCTTCCTGCGTTTCCTCCTCGGACTCTCTCTGGATTCCAGTCAGGCTCTGCTCAAAGGCATGAAGATACAGGTAGAAACCTGCGACTCCCAAAGTCATGAGGAAACCATCAAGTACATCAAGGAGAGAATCAGTCAGACTCTTCATCCAGAGAAGTACATCAAtctcttccactgtctgaatgagtTGAACGACCACTCTCTGGTGGAGGAGATCCAGAGCTACATGGAGTCAGACCAAGACTCAGTGATGGACGAGCGTTCTGAAGCTCAGTGGGCAGCTCTGGTCTTTGTGTTGctgacctcaccagagaagCCAGAGGAGATCCAGCTCAGGAAATACTGCAGGACAGAAGAAGGCCTTAAGAAGCTCCTACCAGCCATCAAAGCATCCAAATCAGCAAT GTTGAATGATTGTAATCTCACTGCAGACTGCTGTGAGATTCTGTCCTCCACTCTCAGCTCAAATTCTAATAAGCTGAATCATTTAAACCTTAGTGACAACAACTTACAAGACTCAGGAATTAAACTTCTCTGCACCGGACTCAAGAGCGAACACTGCAGACTGAAGTCGCTGAG GCTGAACCGATGCAGTCTCACCCAGAGATGCTGTGAGGACCTGGCTTCAGTCCTGAGTTGTCCTTCATCACCTCTCAGAGAGCTCGACCTGAGTGACAATGACATCAGAGACTCAGGAGTTCAGCTGCTCTGCACTGGACTGGGAAATGTGGGCTGTAAACTGGAAACCATCAG GTTGTCGTTCTGTAACATCACAGAGAAAGGTTGTGGTTTCTTGGCCTCGGCTGTGAAGACCAACCTGTCCCACCTGGGAGAGCTTGACTTGAGCTACAATCACCTTGGAGAAAGTGGAGTGAAGCTCATCTATGAAGCTCGGGAGGAAGGACGATGTGAATTTATCAAACTCAG AGTCCACCACAATGCAGAACACTGGTTTACACCAGGACTGAAACAAT ATGCATGTAAGCTCACagtggatccaaacacagcccACAAactcctcatcctctctgacGGGAACCGAAAAGTTAGTCAGGCCCGAGAGGAGCAGCCGTATCCTGACCACCCAGACAGGTTTGACTACTGGACCCAAGTCCTGTTCCAACAGGACCTGACACGCCGCTgctactgggaggtggagtgggagGGAGACTGGGCTGGGATTGGGGTGACCTACAAGGACATCTGTCGCAAAGGTCTAGACCAAGACTGTGTGATGGGATACAATGGGATATCCTGGGGTCTGCACTGCTCTGCTCATGGTTACCGAGCATATCATAACTACAAGAGCATCGTCCTTCATGTCCCTCTGGCTGGTTTTCGCAGACTGGCGGTGTATCTGGACTGGGAGGCTGGCAtcctgtccttctacagagtgtCTACTGGAGGATCACTGACACACCTGCACACCTTCTACAACAAATTCACTGAACCGCTCCACCCGGTTTTTAAAGTTTGGGGTAAGGGCTCCTCACTGAGGCTTGTTGAGTGA
- the LOC137190750 gene encoding NLR family CARD domain-containing protein 3-like isoform X10: MKHKKKQKRAAEAKKMRKSESKSASSTISSMSAKTDHSREYPPFFSTEPRTSGTSSQTASSFQQNPDTLEVFESKAVAIVKRAVKQHKKILSTKHEGLFEEDEQEDEPPDSPVEFDDETREAALKIALHVLRKMNEDEHAHTLEQSHYGELGMYQRKLKSSLKTKNENLLEGISTQQCPVPFKKIYTHIYLREGDSGGINNEHEVRQIETAFNRQKSLEILIKCEEIFKPLPKQDKPIRTVLTMGIAGIGKTVLTQKFMLDWSEGKANQDIQLLFSVPFRELNLLKNEKQSLMELLCNFSPDLKESGIKDLKVHKVLFILDGLDEYRLPLNFEGNERCCDATQAASVDVLLTNLIAGNLLPEANLWITTRPAAASCIPPQYVDRVTEIRGFNNRQKEQYFHKKIEDENLAKRVIANIESARSLYIMCHVPVFCWISSIVLGNMCAKAGGGKMPKTLTQMYIHFLAHQTTKKHVKYGKEQELDAQGNDKVIMSLGKLAFQQLEKGNLIFYEEDLRDCGIDVKEASVHSGVFTQVFREEFCMQQKVFCFVHLSVQEFLAALYVHVMYKVSGVNLMISPEQMTQTTPVSELHKAAVDRALQSNNGHLDLFLRFLLGLSLDSSQALLKGMKIQVETCDSQSHEETIKYIKERISQTLHPEKYINLFHCLNELNDHSLVEEIQSYMESDQDSVMDERSEAQWAALVFVLLTSPEKPEEIQLRKYCRTEEGLKKLLPAIKASKSAMLNDCNLTADCCEILSSTLSSNSNKLNHLNLSDNNLQDSGIKLLCTGLKSEHCRLKSLRLNRCSLTQRCCEDLASVLSCPSSPLRELDLSDNDIRDSGVQLLCTGLGNVGCKLETIRLSFCNITEKGCGFLASAVKTNLSHLGELDLSYNHLGESGVKLIYEAREEGRCEFIKLRVHHNAEHWFTPGLKQYACKLTVDPNTAHKLLILSDGNRKVSQAREEQPYPDHPDRFDYWTQVLFQQDLTRRCYWEVEWEGDWAGIGVTYKDICRKGLDQDCVMGYNGISWGLHCSAHGYRAYHNYKSIVLHVPLAGFRRLAVYLDWEAGILSFYRVSTGGSLTHLHTFYNKFTEPLHPVFKVWGKGSSLRLVE, encoded by the exons cagCCAGACGGCATCAAGCTTTCAGCAGAACCCAGACACACTGGAG GTGTTTGAATCCAAAGCTGTGGCCATTGTAAAGCGAGCTGTCAAACAACATAAGAAGATCCTTTCTACAAAACATGAAGGACTGTTTGAGGAAGACGAGCAGGAGGATGAACCCCCTGATTCGCCGGTTGAGTTTGATGATGAAACAAGGGAAGCAGCTCTGAAGATTGCCCTCCATGTTTTGAGGAAGATGAATGAGGATGAACATGCTCACACACTTGAGCAAA GTCATTATGGAGAACTAGGAATGTACCAACGGAAACTAAAATCTTCCCTGAAGACGAAAAATGAGAACTTGTTGGAAGGGATAAGTACACAGCAATGTCCTGTACCTTTCAAAAAGATTTACACACATATCTACCTGAGAGAGGGGGACAGTGGAGGGATCAACAATGAACATGAAGTGAGACAAATTGAGACGGCGTTCAACAGACAGAAATCTTTGGAAATTTTGATCAAGTGCGAGGAGATCTTCAAGCCTTTACCCAAACAAgacaaaccaatcagaacagtgctCACCATGGGGATAGCAGGCATCGGCAAAACAGTGCTGACTCAGAAGTTCATGCTGGACTGGTCAGAGGGGAAGGCCAATCAAGACATCCAGCTCCTGTTTTCAGTTCCTTTTAGGGAGCtgaatttgttaaaaaatgagaaacaaagcTTGATGGAGCTCCTGTGTAACTTCTCTCCAGACCTGAAAGAATCTGGAATCAAAGACCTGAAAGTGCACAAAGTTCTGTTCATATTGGATGGTCTCGACGAGTACAGACTCCCTCTGAATTTCGAGGGAAATGAGAGATGTTGTGATGCTACACAAGCAGCCTCAGTAGATGTCCTGCTGACAAACCTAATTGCAGGTAACCTGCTACCAGAAGCCAATCTGTGGATAACTACCCGACCTGCTGCCGCCAGCTGCATCCCTCCACAGTATGTTGACCGAGTGACTGAGATACGAGGCTTCAACAACCGACAGAAGGAGCAGTACTTCCACAAGaaaattgaagatgaaaactTGGCCAAAAGAGTAATTGCAAACATAGAGTCAGCAAGAAGTCTCTACATCATGTGCCACGTACCGGTGTTTTGCTGGATTTCTTCTATTGTCCTGGGAAACATGTGTGccaaagcaggaggaggaaaaatgccaaagacTTTGACTCAGATGTACATCCACTTTCTGGCTCATCAGACCACAAAGAAGCATGTCAAGTACGGCAAGGAGCAAGAACTGGATGCCCAGGGGAATGACAAGGTGATCATGTCCCTTGGGAAGTTGGCCTTCCAGCAGCTGgagaaaggcaacctgatcttctatgagGAGGATCTCAGAGATTGTGGTATTGATGTCAAAGAAGCATCTGTGCACTCAGGAGTGTTCACTCAAGTCTTCAGGGAAGAGTTCTGTATGCAGCAAAAAGTCTTCTGCTTTGTACATCTGTCAGTTCAAGAGTTTCTCGCAGCTTTGTATGTCCATGTGATGTATAAGGTGTCTGGTGTAAACCTGATGATCAGCCCTGAACAAATGACCCAAACAACGCCTGTATCTGAACTGCACAAAGCTGCAGTGGACAGAGCTTTACAAAGCAACAACGGCCACCTCGATCTCTTCCTGCGTTTCCTCCTCGGACTCTCTCTGGATTCCAGTCAGGCTCTGCTCAAAGGCATGAAGATACAGGTAGAAACCTGCGACTCCCAAAGTCATGAGGAAACCATCAAGTACATCAAGGAGAGAATCAGTCAGACTCTTCATCCAGAGAAGTACATCAAtctcttccactgtctgaatgagtTGAACGACCACTCTCTGGTGGAGGAGATCCAGAGCTACATGGAGTCAGACCAAGACTCAGTGATGGACGAGCGTTCTGAAGCTCAGTGGGCAGCTCTGGTCTTTGTGTTGctgacctcaccagagaagCCAGAGGAGATCCAGCTCAGGAAATACTGCAGGACAGAAGAAGGCCTTAAGAAGCTCCTACCAGCCATCAAAGCATCCAAATCAGCAAT GTTGAATGATTGTAATCTCACTGCAGACTGCTGTGAGATTCTGTCCTCCACTCTCAGCTCAAATTCTAATAAGCTGAATCATTTAAACCTTAGTGACAACAACTTACAAGACTCAGGAATTAAACTTCTCTGCACCGGACTCAAGAGCGAACACTGCAGACTGAAGTCGCTGAG GCTGAACCGATGCAGTCTCACCCAGAGATGCTGTGAGGACCTGGCTTCAGTCCTGAGTTGTCCTTCATCACCTCTCAGAGAGCTCGACCTGAGTGACAATGACATCAGAGACTCAGGAGTTCAGCTGCTCTGCACTGGACTGGGAAATGTGGGCTGTAAACTGGAAACCATCAG GTTGTCGTTCTGTAACATCACAGAGAAAGGTTGTGGTTTCTTGGCCTCGGCTGTGAAGACCAACCTGTCCCACCTGGGAGAGCTTGACTTGAGCTACAATCACCTTGGAGAAAGTGGAGTGAAGCTCATCTATGAAGCTCGGGAGGAAGGACGATGTGAATTTATCAAACTCAG AGTCCACCACAATGCAGAACACTGGTTTACACCAGGACTGAAACAAT ATGCATGTAAGCTCACagtggatccaaacacagcccACAAactcctcatcctctctgacGGGAACCGAAAAGTTAGTCAGGCCCGAGAGGAGCAGCCGTATCCTGACCACCCAGACAGGTTTGACTACTGGACCCAAGTCCTGTTCCAACAGGACCTGACACGCCGCTgctactgggaggtggagtgggagGGAGACTGGGCTGGGATTGGGGTGACCTACAAGGACATCTGTCGCAAAGGTCTAGACCAAGACTGTGTGATGGGATACAATGGGATATCCTGGGGTCTGCACTGCTCTGCTCATGGTTACCGAGCATATCATAACTACAAGAGCATCGTCCTTCATGTCCCTCTGGCTGGTTTTCGCAGACTGGCGGTGTATCTGGACTGGGAGGCTGGCAtcctgtccttctacagagtgtCTACTGGAGGATCACTGACACACCTGCACACCTTCTACAACAAATTCACTGAACCGCTCCACCCGGTTTTTAAAGTTTGGGGTAAGGGCTCCTCACTGAGGCTTGTTGAGTGA
- the LOC137190750 gene encoding NLR family CARD domain-containing protein 3-like isoform X5 — protein MNECGSEAGSESAQSDCSREYPPDFSMKRKQQQRATEAKKMRKSESGSASSTISFMSAKSDSSREYPPDFSTEPRASGTSSPTASSFQQNPDTLKVFESKAVAIVKRAVKQHKKILSTKHEGLFEEDEQEDEPPDSPVEFDDETREAALKIALHVLRKMNEDEHAHTLEQSHYGELGMYQRKLKSSLKTKNENLLEGISTQQCPVPFKKIYTHIYLREGDSGGINNEHEVRQIETAFNRQKSLEILIKCEEIFKPLPKQDKPIRTVLTMGIAGIGKTVLTQKFMLDWSEGKANQDIQLLFSVPFRELNLLKNEKQSLMELLCNFSPDLKESGIKDLKVHKVLFILDGLDEYRLPLNFEGNERCCDATQAASVDVLLTNLIAGNLLPEANLWITTRPAAASCIPPQYVDRVTEIRGFNNRQKEQYFHKKIEDENLAKRVIANIESARSLYIMCHVPVFCWISSIVLGNMCAKAGGGKMPKTLTQMYIHFLAHQTTKKHVKYGKEQELDAQGNDKVIMSLGKLAFQQLEKGNLIFYEEDLRDCGIDVKEASVHSGVFTQVFREEFCMQQKVFCFVHLSVQEFLAALYVHVMYKVSGVNLMISPEQMTQTTPVSELHKAAVDRALQSNNGHLDLFLRFLLGLSLDSSQALLKGMKIQVETCDSQSHEETIKYIKERISQTLHPEKYINLFHCLNELNDHSLVEEIQSYMESDQDSVMDERSEAQWAALVFVLLTSPEKPEEIQLRKYCRTEEGLKKLLPAIKASKSAMLNDCNLTADCCEILSSTLSSNSNKLNHLNLSDNNLQDSGIKLLCTGLKSEHCRLKSLRLNRCSLTQRCCEDLASVLSCPSSPLRELDLSDNDIRDSGVQLLCTGLGNVGCKLETIRLSFCNITEKGCGFLASAVKTNLSHLGELDLSYNHLGESGVKLIYEAREEGRCEFIKLRVHHNAEHWFTPGLKQYACKLTVDPNTAHKLLILSDGNRKVSQAREEQPYPDHPDRFDYWTQVLFQQDLTRRCYWEVEWEGDWAGIGVTYKDICRKGLDQDCVMGYNGISWGLHCSAHGYRAYHNYKSIVLHVPLAGFRRLAVYLDWEAGILSFYRVSTGGSLTHLHTFYNKFTEPLHPVFKVWGKGSSLRLVE, from the exons GTGTTTGAATCCAAAGCTGTGGCCATTGTAAAGCGAGCTGTCAAACAACATAAGAAGATCCTTTCTACAAAACATGAAGGACTGTTTGAGGAAGACGAGCAGGAGGATGAACCCCCTGATTCGCCGGTTGAGTTTGATGATGAAACAAGGGAAGCAGCTCTGAAGATTGCCCTCCATGTTTTGAGGAAGATGAATGAGGATGAACATGCTCACACACTTGAGCAAA GTCATTATGGAGAACTAGGAATGTACCAACGGAAACTAAAATCTTCCCTGAAGACGAAAAATGAGAACTTGTTGGAAGGGATAAGTACACAGCAATGTCCTGTACCTTTCAAAAAGATTTACACACATATCTACCTGAGAGAGGGGGACAGTGGAGGGATCAACAATGAACATGAAGTGAGACAAATTGAGACGGCGTTCAACAGACAGAAATCTTTGGAAATTTTGATCAAGTGCGAGGAGATCTTCAAGCCTTTACCCAAACAAgacaaaccaatcagaacagtgctCACCATGGGGATAGCAGGCATCGGCAAAACAGTGCTGACTCAGAAGTTCATGCTGGACTGGTCAGAGGGGAAGGCCAATCAAGACATCCAGCTCCTGTTTTCAGTTCCTTTTAGGGAGCtgaatttgttaaaaaatgagaaacaaagcTTGATGGAGCTCCTGTGTAACTTCTCTCCAGACCTGAAAGAATCTGGAATCAAAGACCTGAAAGTGCACAAAGTTCTGTTCATATTGGATGGTCTCGACGAGTACAGACTCCCTCTGAATTTCGAGGGAAATGAGAGATGTTGTGATGCTACACAAGCAGCCTCAGTAGATGTCCTGCTGACAAACCTAATTGCAGGTAACCTGCTACCAGAAGCCAATCTGTGGATAACTACCCGACCTGCTGCCGCCAGCTGCATCCCTCCACAGTATGTTGACCGAGTGACTGAGATACGAGGCTTCAACAACCGACAGAAGGAGCAGTACTTCCACAAGaaaattgaagatgaaaactTGGCCAAAAGAGTAATTGCAAACATAGAGTCAGCAAGAAGTCTCTACATCATGTGCCACGTACCGGTGTTTTGCTGGATTTCTTCTATTGTCCTGGGAAACATGTGTGccaaagcaggaggaggaaaaatgccaaagacTTTGACTCAGATGTACATCCACTTTCTGGCTCATCAGACCACAAAGAAGCATGTCAAGTACGGCAAGGAGCAAGAACTGGATGCCCAGGGGAATGACAAGGTGATCATGTCCCTTGGGAAGTTGGCCTTCCAGCAGCTGgagaaaggcaacctgatcttctatgagGAGGATCTCAGAGATTGTGGTATTGATGTCAAAGAAGCATCTGTGCACTCAGGAGTGTTCACTCAAGTCTTCAGGGAAGAGTTCTGTATGCAGCAAAAAGTCTTCTGCTTTGTACATCTGTCAGTTCAAGAGTTTCTCGCAGCTTTGTATGTCCATGTGATGTATAAGGTGTCTGGTGTAAACCTGATGATCAGCCCTGAACAAATGACCCAAACAACGCCTGTATCTGAACTGCACAAAGCTGCAGTGGACAGAGCTTTACAAAGCAACAACGGCCACCTCGATCTCTTCCTGCGTTTCCTCCTCGGACTCTCTCTGGATTCCAGTCAGGCTCTGCTCAAAGGCATGAAGATACAGGTAGAAACCTGCGACTCCCAAAGTCATGAGGAAACCATCAAGTACATCAAGGAGAGAATCAGTCAGACTCTTCATCCAGAGAAGTACATCAAtctcttccactgtctgaatgagtTGAACGACCACTCTCTGGTGGAGGAGATCCAGAGCTACATGGAGTCAGACCAAGACTCAGTGATGGACGAGCGTTCTGAAGCTCAGTGGGCAGCTCTGGTCTTTGTGTTGctgacctcaccagagaagCCAGAGGAGATCCAGCTCAGGAAATACTGCAGGACAGAAGAAGGCCTTAAGAAGCTCCTACCAGCCATCAAAGCATCCAAATCAGCAAT GTTGAATGATTGTAATCTCACTGCAGACTGCTGTGAGATTCTGTCCTCCACTCTCAGCTCAAATTCTAATAAGCTGAATCATTTAAACCTTAGTGACAACAACTTACAAGACTCAGGAATTAAACTTCTCTGCACCGGACTCAAGAGCGAACACTGCAGACTGAAGTCGCTGAG GCTGAACCGATGCAGTCTCACCCAGAGATGCTGTGAGGACCTGGCTTCAGTCCTGAGTTGTCCTTCATCACCTCTCAGAGAGCTCGACCTGAGTGACAATGACATCAGAGACTCAGGAGTTCAGCTGCTCTGCACTGGACTGGGAAATGTGGGCTGTAAACTGGAAACCATCAG GTTGTCGTTCTGTAACATCACAGAGAAAGGTTGTGGTTTCTTGGCCTCGGCTGTGAAGACCAACCTGTCCCACCTGGGAGAGCTTGACTTGAGCTACAATCACCTTGGAGAAAGTGGAGTGAAGCTCATCTATGAAGCTCGGGAGGAAGGACGATGTGAATTTATCAAACTCAG AGTCCACCACAATGCAGAACACTGGTTTACACCAGGACTGAAACAAT ATGCATGTAAGCTCACagtggatccaaacacagcccACAAactcctcatcctctctgacGGGAACCGAAAAGTTAGTCAGGCCCGAGAGGAGCAGCCGTATCCTGACCACCCAGACAGGTTTGACTACTGGACCCAAGTCCTGTTCCAACAGGACCTGACACGCCGCTgctactgggaggtggagtgggagGGAGACTGGGCTGGGATTGGGGTGACCTACAAGGACATCTGTCGCAAAGGTCTAGACCAAGACTGTGTGATGGGATACAATGGGATATCCTGGGGTCTGCACTGCTCTGCTCATGGTTACCGAGCATATCATAACTACAAGAGCATCGTCCTTCATGTCCCTCTGGCTGGTTTTCGCAGACTGGCGGTGTATCTGGACTGGGAGGCTGGCAtcctgtccttctacagagtgtCTACTGGAGGATCACTGACACACCTGCACACCTTCTACAACAAATTCACTGAACCGCTCCACCCGGTTTTTAAAGTTTGGGGTAAGGGCTCCTCACTGAGGCTTGTTGAGTGA